The Deinococcota bacterium DNA segment TGGTCCAGGAAGTGCTCTCGAGCCTAAACACCCCGCTCATCCTCGGCGCGCCCACCATCGAACAGGACGGTTTCCGCAACAGCGCCTATGGCTTTACGGGGGGCGTCACGGGGCGCTACGACAAGGTCAAGCTGGTTCCCTTCGGGGAGTTCTTCCCGCTGCGTGACTCGCTGGCCTTCGCTTACGACCCCCTCTTCGCCGCCATCGGTCTGCCCGGCATGACCGGCGCTCTGCCGGGGGAGAGCTACCGAACACTCGAGCTTAATGACATCCGGGCGGGCACCTACATCTGCTACGAGTCCGCCTTCTCCCAGCCGGCACGAGACATGGCCCGCAGCGGCGCCAACCTGCTGGTCAACATCTCCAACGACGCCTGGTTCGGCCGCACCACCGGGGCCGAACAGCACTTTCAGATGGGCCGCGTCAGGGCCATCGAGACCCGGCGTTACGTCGCGCGCGCCGGCAACGACGGCATCACGGCGGTGATCGACCCGCTGGGCCGGGTTACGCAACGCTTCCCCAGAGGAGAACGCGCGGCCTTCACAGCCCAAGTAGCCCTCAGCGATACGCTGACGCCCTACGTCCGCTGGGGCGACTGGGTGGTCGGCTTGAGCGCGCTGGCCCTACTGCTCCTCGTCCTCGTGACGGCCAAGGGTGGCTGGCGACGCGAGAGGCACTGGTAATGCCCGACGTCCTTACGGTGGGGCCGTTGCTGGTTCCTACGCTGCGGGTGGGCCTCCTGCTCTCGCTGCTGCTGGCCATCTGGGCGGCCGCTCGCGCTGCCAAGCGCGACGGCCTGGACGCGCCCTGGGTCAGCAGCGTGGCCGAAACGAGCGTTTGGCTGGGGCTGCTGGGCGCCCGCCTGGGTTTCGTGATTCTTAACTGGAGCGCCTACCGGGACGCTCCGTGGACCGCGCTCTACCTCTGGCAGCCGGGTTACCTACCCGCCGCAGGCCTCCTGGTCGGCGCGGCTTACATGCTTTGGCGCCTGTGGTGGCGCGGCTCCACCGAGCGCGGCCCCCACCTGAGGGCGCTGGCGAGCGGCTTTGGCGTTGCCGCCCTGCTCTTTGGAGGGCTCTTCGCCCTAACCACGCTGAGGCCCAGCCCAGGAATTCTGCGCGCGGGCGACACGGTGCCGGATTTCACCTTGCAGACGCTCGACGGTGAGGCCGTCACGTTCTCGAGCCTCGAGGGACAGGCCGTGGTACTCAACTTCTGGGCCACCTGGTGCCCACCCTGCCGCCGCGAGATGCCTTTGCTCGACGCCATCCAGGCCGAGTATGGTCCCCGCGGCGTGACCATCGTCGGGGTCGACCTGGGTGAACCGGCGGCCACCGTGCGAAGGTACATCGACTCCGTCGGGGTCGATTATCCCATCT contains these protein-coding regions:
- a CDS encoding TlpA family protein disulfide reductase, translated to MPDVLTVGPLLVPTLRVGLLLSLLLAIWAAARAAKRDGLDAPWVSSVAETSVWLGLLGARLGFVILNWSAYRDAPWTALYLWQPGYLPAAGLLVGAAYMLWRLWWRGSTERGPHLRALASGFGVAALLFGGLFALTTLRPSPGILRAGDTVPDFTLQTLDGEAVTFSSLEGQAVVLNFWATWCPPCRREMPLLDAIQAEYGPRGVTIVGVDLGEPAATVRRYIDSVGVDYPIWVDAPGDTPGVDRSHDLYASFGGVGLPTTIFIGADGIIRGKQVGELNRGILQSQIEAMLP